Proteins encoded by one window of Brienomyrus brachyistius isolate T26 chromosome 1, BBRACH_0.4, whole genome shotgun sequence:
- the LOC125731271 gene encoding uncharacterized protein LOC125731271 isoform X1 translates to MEFAGESLHFGGSAPLGSHESQPWEQDMRVEARQPERRASVSSEESDIEAPPVIARKVSFADAFGLDLVSVKEFDTWNTPTPAAVSPSDHSSLQDSEEYCLSHLFAVPSSAEELRRILQEQKVQLEHVELLPGTTSLRGTIRVLNLCFDKQVYARTTLDKWGSRFDLLAEFVPGSSDGETDRFSFMFSLMPPSEGQRGRVEFCLRYETTMGTFWDNNGGRNYVLFYDRRTVRDMKAQVQEELFQPNKKSCLKASRDSPADFHLAKTPVEIPDATGIDKDVGSAGTQLEEGQESEGCDWHSARRSRRRMARLVQLQDHFSRREAEPVRAITPEPPAVGVSPSESATPCPPGQCKSDEQAQSHPQATLPLGDADSKSRQAASMPTDPWESFLSIDNTVHATALEMATSSSPFLDLPPSCLQDVISQLDFSSRPPVLMENHEGCCTRGSDWHPLWGDLEVEICRVNTKGSYSGRDDRLLGHDPHVESESHEGSCSQTELYKEDADVRGSREQAGAIRGGDSNAQLNSAALPVGHLTAIAVDHFPVSSLMTPVTGIHCPTENDKAGFLLGGRRGASEKDEPADKIQNTAAKEEISLGEADDRLTEKDKIVSCSPEVAVREPIDNLVDISPGGLVNHSVKMAVDVLVNQSSDISAAELISNSTEISAEELVDKLAKISTSELVNHSAEIGADEKIDHSAEMTACELADNSAEISAVQLLHHSSEISAGELADNSAEITAVQLVDYLTEISASEQVDYSVNHSNKMIDKLLDHSSEITAGELADNSAEIRAVQLLHHSAEISADEHGDHSSEISAGELADNSAEITAVQLVDYLTEISASEQVDYSVNHSDKMIDKLLDHSSEITAGELADNSAEIRAVQLLHHSAEISADELVDNSVEITAVELVDYLTEISASEQVDYSVKITPSDAVNHSDKMVVDELVKHSAKISADEHGDNSSEITAGELADNSAENSAVQLVHHSAEISADELVDNSVEITADELVEYLTEISASEQVDYSVKITPSEAVNHSDKMVVDEFVKHSAEISADELADNSAEISTIQLVHHSAEISADELVENSDEITTVELVEYLTEISTSEQVDYSVKITSSEPVNHSDKMVVDELFKHSAEISADEHGDHSAEITADELVDNSVNHSDKIIDKLLDHSSEISADELVDNSAEITAVELVHYSAEISVNGLNKDAIKMIPGNITSNQPVGHSDRIHPGQVIDHIVQCYGDHSEWRVDTSGTSQSATLHLLNTNSVERILLEYKEDRTMSPITDSLVYNRDCHTEMDIVNIPQELSIQDEEKEATRDEGDCGRSQANDPDERQQVDAYRLRDIEKVKRRMENASRGKEGGEVTRGRERSHAARETVVLLHAKGRGFLSTKSKGKSSDLFKAGLEDSMDAGKASYVGQDMGVEEGNLHSTIVSLPGNNELRVKDLQRQEERQPPASAVEGLPTPASTRCSARDWGDHMPCILTDEDAEDSQGIAVPFHLTLGTQKEPIAVRMSPEERAEAKNMGYMLHLLGIITPHHLTRTVLYVVLLAVLCVAVYQYGFLACFALYLCLACLLSHHREKQDLQERDRTKQSENKEYRP, encoded by the exons ATGGAGTTTGCTGGAGAATCGTTGCATTTTGGTGGCTCTGCTCCTTTGGGGAGTCATGAGAGTCAGCCCTGGGAGCAGGATATGAGAGTCGAGGCTCGACAACCCGAACGGAGAGCTTCGGTGTCCTCCGAAGAATCAGACATAGAGGCCCCTCCAGTCATTGCCAGAAAAGTGTCTTTTGCCGACGCCTTCGGGCTGGACCTGGTGTCCGTGAAGGAGTTTGACACCTGGAACACCCCGACTCCGGCTGCCGTCAGTCCATCGGACCACAGCAGCCTCCAGGACTCTGAGGAATACTGCCTCTCACACCTCTTTGCAGTGCCGTCTTCAGCGGAGGAACTGAGGCGGATACTGCAAGAACAGAAGGTCCAGCTAGAGCATGTGGAACTGCTTCCTGGAACAACATCGCTAAGGGGAACCATCAGGGTCTTGAATTTATGCTTCGACAAGCAGGTATATGCTCGGACCACTCTGGACAAGTGGGGCTCGCGCTTTGACCTGCTGGCAGAATTCGTACCGGGATCGAGCGATGGTGAGACCGACAGGTTCTCCTTCATGTTTAGCTTGATGCCCCCATCCGAGGGGCAAAGGGGTAGGGTGGAGTTCTGCCTCCGATATGAGACGACGATGGGGACCTTCTGGGACAACAACGGTGGAAGGAATTATGTGCTGTTTTATGACAGAAGGACAGTCAGAGACATGAAAGCGCAAGTTCAGGAAGAGCTTTTCCAGCCAAACAAGAAAAGCTGCCTGAAGGCCAGCAG AGACAGTCCAGCTGACTTTCATCTAGCAAAGACTCCTGTTGAAATTCCAG ATGCAACAGGAATCGACAAAGATGTGGGGTCTGCTGGGACACAGTTAGAAGAGGGCCAGGAGTCG GAGGGTTGTGACTGGCACAGCGCCCGCAGGAGCAGACGGAGGATGGCCCGGTTGGTGCAGTTACAAGACCACTTCTCACGCAGGGAGGCAGAGCCTGTGCGGGCAATCACTCCGGAACCCCCTGCAGTCGGTGTGTCACCGTCAGAGAGTGCCACTCCCTGCCCTCCCGGACAGTGCAAGAGTGACGAGCAAGCACAGTCACACCCTCAGGCTACTCTCCCACTCGGTGATGCAGATTCGAAAAGCAGACAGGCTGCTTCTATGCCAACAGACCCATGGGAATCTTTTCTCAGCATTGATAACACAGTGCACGCCACAGCACTGGAGATGGCCACTTCTTCTAGCCCCTTCTTGGATCTGCCTCCTTCCTGTTTGCAGGATGTTATCAGCCAATTAGATTTTAGCAGCAGGCCACCAGTGTTAATGGAAAACCATGAGGGATGTTGCACACGTGGGTCGGATTGGCATCCTCTCTGGGGTGACCTCGAAGTGGAGATCTGCAGGGTAAACACGAAGGGCTCATATAGCGGTAGAGATGACAGACTGCTTGGTCACGATCCTCACGTAGAGTCAGAGTCTCATGAGGGATCCTGTTCTCAAACAGAGTTATACAAGGAGGACGCAGATGTTCGGGGGAGCAGGGAGCAAGCAGGGGCAATCAGGGGGGGCGACAGCAATGCTCAGCTAAATAGTGCAGCTCTCCCTGTTGGCCATTTGACAGCGATTGCTGTAGATCATTTTCCTGTTAGTTCTCTCATGACCCCTGTTACTGGGATTCACTGTCCAACTGAGAATGACAAAGCAGGTTTCCTGCTTGGAGGGAGAAGAGGTGCTAGTGAAAAGGATGAACCTGCTGACAAGATACAAAATACAGCTGCTAAGGAAGAAATTAGCCTGGGTGAAGCAGATGATCGTTTAACTGAAAAAGACAAAATAGTGAGCTGTTCACCCGAAGTTGCTGTCAGAGAGCCAATAGACAATTTAGTTGACATCAGTCCAGGTGGGTTAGTTAACCATTCAGTCAAAATGGCAGTAGATGTATTAGTTAACCAGTCATCTGACATCAGTGCAGCTGAGCTGATTAGCAATTCCACTGAGATAAGTGCAGAAGAGCTGGTTGATAAATTAGCTAAAATCAGTACAAGTGAGTTGGTTAACCATTCAGCTGAAATCGGCGCAGATGAGAAAATTGACCATTCAGCTGAAATGACTGCATGTGAGCTGGCtgataattcagctgaaatcagTGCAGTTCAGCTGCTTCACCATTCATCTGAAATCAGTGCAGGTGAGCTGGCtgataattcagctgaaatcacTGCAGTTCAGCTGGTTGACTATTTAACTGAAATCAGTGCAAGTGAGCAAGTTGATTATTCAGtcaaccattcaaacaaaaTGATAGACAAATTACTTGACCATTCATCTGAAATCACTGCAGGTGAGCTGGCtgataattcagctgaaatcagGGCAGTTCAGCTGCTTCACCATTCAGCTGAAATTAGTGCAGATGAGCATGGTGACCATTCATCTGAAATCAGTGCAGGTGAGCTGGCtgataattcagctgaaatcacTGCAGTTCAGCTGGTTGACTATTTAACTGAAATCAGTGCAAGTGAGCAAGTTGATTATTCAGTCAACCATTCAGACAAAATGATAGACAAATTACTTGACCATTCATCTGAAATCACTGCAGGTGAGCTGGCtgataattcagctgaaatcagGGCAGTTCAGCTGCTTCACCATTCAGCTGAAATCAGTGCAGATGAGCTGGTTGATAATTCAGTTGAAATCACTGCAGTGGAGCTGGTTGACTATTTAACTGAAATCAGTGCAAGTGAGCAAGTTGAttattcagtcaaaatcaccCCAAGCGATGCAGTCAACCATTCAGACAAAATGGTAGTAGACGAACTTGTTAAACATTCAGCTAAAATCAGTGCAGATGAGCATGGTGACAATTCATCTGAAATCACTGCAGGTGAGCTGGCTGATAATTCAGCTGAAAATAGTGCAGTTCAGCTGGTTCACCATTCAGCTGAAATCAGTGCTGATGAGCTGGTTGATAATTCAGTTGAAATCACTGCAGATGAGCTGGTTGAGTATTTAACTGAAATCAGTGCAAGTGAGCAAGTTGAttattcagtcaaaatcaccCCAAGCGAGGCAGTCAACCATTCAGACAAAATGGTAGTAGATGAATTTGTTAAACATTCAGCTGAAATCAGTGCAGATGAGCTGGCtgataattcagctgaaatcagTACAATTCAGCTGGTTCACCATTCAGCTGAAATCAGTGCAGATGAGCTGGTTGAAAATTCAGATGAAATCACTACAGTTGAGCTGGTTGAGTATTTAACTGAAATCAGTACAAGTGAGCAAGTTGAttattcagtcaaaatcaccTCAAGCGAGCCAGTCAACCATTCAGACAAAATGGTTGTAGACGAACTTTTTAAACATTCAGCTGAAATCAGTGCAGATGAGCATGGTGACCATTCAGCGGAAATCACTGCAGATGAGCTGGTTGATAATTCAGTCAACCATTCAGACAAAATTATAGACAAATTACTTGACCATTCATCTGAAATTAGTGCAGATGAGCTGGTtgataattcagctgaaatcacTGCAGTTGAGCTGGTTCACTATTCAGCTGAAATCAGTGTAAATGGACTCAACAAAgatgcaataaaaatgattcCAGGCAACATAACTTCAAACCAGCCAGTAGGTCATTCAGATAGAATACATCCTGGACAGGTGATAGACCATATAGTTCAATGTTATGGGGACCATTCAGAGTGGAGAGTGGATACATCAGGTACATCCCAGAGTGCAACACTACATCTCTTGAACACCAACAGTGTAGAGAGAATTTTACTAGAGTACAAGGAAGATCGTACGATGTCTCCAATTACAGACAGTCTGGTGTATAACAGAGACTGTCATACAGAGATGGACATTGTAAACATACCACAGGAGCTCAGTATCCAGGATGAGGAAAAAGAGGCCACCAGAGATGAGGGTGACTGTGGAAGATCACAAGCTAATGACCCAGATGAAAGACAACAGGTAGATGCATACAGACTTCGAGACATTGAAAAAGTGAaaagaagaatggaaaatgcatCGAGAGGAAAAGAGGGAGGAGAGGTGACCAGAGGAAGGGAGCGGTCTCATGCAGCAAGAGAAACAGTGGTCCTGCTCCATGCTAAGGGTAGGGGGTTTCTCAGCACCAAGAGCAAGGGTAAGAGTAGTGATTTGTTTAAAGCAGGGCTGGAGGACTCAATGGACGCAGGGAAAGCGTCATATGTAGGGCAGGATATGGGTGTTGAAGAGGGAAATCTGCACAGCACCATTGTGAGCCTTCCTGGGAATAATGAGCTCAGAGTAAAAGACCTCCAAAGGCAAGAAGAGAGACAGCCCCCAGCTAGTGCTGTGGAAGGCCTTCCCACACCTGCGAGTACAAGGTGCTCGGCCAGGGACTGGGGAGACCACATGCCCTGCATCTTGACAGATGAGGACGCTGAGGACTCTCAGGGAATAGCAGTGCCCTTCCACTTAACCCTGGGAACACAGAAAGAGCCTATAGCTGTCAGAATGAGCCCCGAGGAGCGAGCAGAAGCTAAGAACATGGGGTACATGTTGCATCTGCTGGGAATAATCACCCCACATCATCTCACAAGAACAGTCTTGTACGTTGTCCTGTTAGCTGTCCTCTGTGTTGCAGTTTACCAGTATGGCTTTCTGGCTTGCTTTGCACTTTATCTGTGTTTGGCTTGTCTCTTATCCCATCACAGAGAGAAACAAGACTTACAAGAAAGGGACAGAACAAAACAGTCAGAAAATAAAGAATACAGACCATGA
- the LOC125731271 gene encoding uncharacterized protein LOC125731271 isoform X5, with amino-acid sequence MEFAGESLHFGGSAPLGSHESQPWEQDMRVEARQPERRASVSSEESDIEAPPVIARKVSFADAFGLDLVSVKEFDTWNTPTPAAVSPSDHSSLQDSEEYCLSHLFAVPSSAEELRRILQEQKVQLEHVELLPGTTSLRGTIRVLNLCFDKQVYARTTLDKWGSRFDLLAEFVPGSSDGETDRFSFMFSLMPPSEGQRGRVEFCLRYETTMGTFWDNNGGRNYVLFYDRRTVRDMKAQVQEELFQPNKKSCLKASRDSPADFHLAKTPVEIPDATGIDKDVGSAGTQLEEGQESEGCDWHSARRSRRRMARLVQLQDHFSRREAEPVRAITPEPPAVGVSPSESATPCPPGQCKSDEQAQSHPQATLPLGDADSKSRQAASMPTDPWESFLSIDNTVHATALEMATSSSPFLDLPPSCLQDVISQLDFSSRPPVLMENHEGCCTRGSDWHPLWGDLEVEICRVNTKGSYSGRDDRLLGHDPHVESESHEGSCSQTELYKEDADVRGSREQAGAIRGGDSNAQLNSAALPVGHLTAIAVDHFPVSSLMTPVTGIHCPTENDKAGFLLGGRRGASEKDEPADKIQNTAAKEEISLGEADDRLTEKDKIVSCSPEVAVREPIDNLVDISPGGLVNHSVKMAVDVLVNQSSDISAAELISNSTEISAEELVDKLAKISTSELVNHSAEIGADEKIDHSAEMTACELADNSAEIRAVQLLHHSAEISADELVDNSVEITAVELVDYLTEISASEQVDYSVKITPSDAVNHSDKMVVDELVKHSAKISADEHGDNSSEITAGELADNSAENSAVQLVHHSAEISADELVDNSVEITADELVEYLTEISASEQVDYSVKITPSEAVNHSDKMVVDEFVKHSAEISADELADNSAEISTIQLVHHSAEISADELVENSDEITTVELVEYLTEISTSEQVDYSVKITSSEPVNHSDKMVVDELFKHSAEISADEHGDHSAEITADELVDNSVNHSDKIIDKLLDHSSEISADELVDNSAEITAVELVHYSAEISVNGLNKDAIKMIPGNITSNQPVGHSDRIHPGQVIDHIVQCYGDHSEWRVDTSGTSQSATLHLLNTNSVERILLEYKEDRTMSPITDSLVYNRDCHTEMDIVNIPQELSIQDEEKEATRDEGDCGRSQANDPDERQQVDAYRLRDIEKVKRRMENASRGKEGGEVTRGRERSHAARETVVLLHAKGRGFLSTKSKGKSSDLFKAGLEDSMDAGKASYVGQDMGVEEGNLHSTIVSLPGNNELRVKDLQRQEERQPPASAVEGLPTPASTRCSARDWGDHMPCILTDEDAEDSQGIAVPFHLTLGTQKEPIAVRMSPEERAEAKNMGYMLHLLGIITPHHLTRTVLYVVLLAVLCVAVYQYGFLACFALYLCLACLLSHHREKQDLQERDRTKQSENKEYRP; translated from the exons ATGGAGTTTGCTGGAGAATCGTTGCATTTTGGTGGCTCTGCTCCTTTGGGGAGTCATGAGAGTCAGCCCTGGGAGCAGGATATGAGAGTCGAGGCTCGACAACCCGAACGGAGAGCTTCGGTGTCCTCCGAAGAATCAGACATAGAGGCCCCTCCAGTCATTGCCAGAAAAGTGTCTTTTGCCGACGCCTTCGGGCTGGACCTGGTGTCCGTGAAGGAGTTTGACACCTGGAACACCCCGACTCCGGCTGCCGTCAGTCCATCGGACCACAGCAGCCTCCAGGACTCTGAGGAATACTGCCTCTCACACCTCTTTGCAGTGCCGTCTTCAGCGGAGGAACTGAGGCGGATACTGCAAGAACAGAAGGTCCAGCTAGAGCATGTGGAACTGCTTCCTGGAACAACATCGCTAAGGGGAACCATCAGGGTCTTGAATTTATGCTTCGACAAGCAGGTATATGCTCGGACCACTCTGGACAAGTGGGGCTCGCGCTTTGACCTGCTGGCAGAATTCGTACCGGGATCGAGCGATGGTGAGACCGACAGGTTCTCCTTCATGTTTAGCTTGATGCCCCCATCCGAGGGGCAAAGGGGTAGGGTGGAGTTCTGCCTCCGATATGAGACGACGATGGGGACCTTCTGGGACAACAACGGTGGAAGGAATTATGTGCTGTTTTATGACAGAAGGACAGTCAGAGACATGAAAGCGCAAGTTCAGGAAGAGCTTTTCCAGCCAAACAAGAAAAGCTGCCTGAAGGCCAGCAG AGACAGTCCAGCTGACTTTCATCTAGCAAAGACTCCTGTTGAAATTCCAG ATGCAACAGGAATCGACAAAGATGTGGGGTCTGCTGGGACACAGTTAGAAGAGGGCCAGGAGTCG GAGGGTTGTGACTGGCACAGCGCCCGCAGGAGCAGACGGAGGATGGCCCGGTTGGTGCAGTTACAAGACCACTTCTCACGCAGGGAGGCAGAGCCTGTGCGGGCAATCACTCCGGAACCCCCTGCAGTCGGTGTGTCACCGTCAGAGAGTGCCACTCCCTGCCCTCCCGGACAGTGCAAGAGTGACGAGCAAGCACAGTCACACCCTCAGGCTACTCTCCCACTCGGTGATGCAGATTCGAAAAGCAGACAGGCTGCTTCTATGCCAACAGACCCATGGGAATCTTTTCTCAGCATTGATAACACAGTGCACGCCACAGCACTGGAGATGGCCACTTCTTCTAGCCCCTTCTTGGATCTGCCTCCTTCCTGTTTGCAGGATGTTATCAGCCAATTAGATTTTAGCAGCAGGCCACCAGTGTTAATGGAAAACCATGAGGGATGTTGCACACGTGGGTCGGATTGGCATCCTCTCTGGGGTGACCTCGAAGTGGAGATCTGCAGGGTAAACACGAAGGGCTCATATAGCGGTAGAGATGACAGACTGCTTGGTCACGATCCTCACGTAGAGTCAGAGTCTCATGAGGGATCCTGTTCTCAAACAGAGTTATACAAGGAGGACGCAGATGTTCGGGGGAGCAGGGAGCAAGCAGGGGCAATCAGGGGGGGCGACAGCAATGCTCAGCTAAATAGTGCAGCTCTCCCTGTTGGCCATTTGACAGCGATTGCTGTAGATCATTTTCCTGTTAGTTCTCTCATGACCCCTGTTACTGGGATTCACTGTCCAACTGAGAATGACAAAGCAGGTTTCCTGCTTGGAGGGAGAAGAGGTGCTAGTGAAAAGGATGAACCTGCTGACAAGATACAAAATACAGCTGCTAAGGAAGAAATTAGCCTGGGTGAAGCAGATGATCGTTTAACTGAAAAAGACAAAATAGTGAGCTGTTCACCCGAAGTTGCTGTCAGAGAGCCAATAGACAATTTAGTTGACATCAGTCCAGGTGGGTTAGTTAACCATTCAGTCAAAATGGCAGTAGATGTATTAGTTAACCAGTCATCTGACATCAGTGCAGCTGAGCTGATTAGCAATTCCACTGAGATAAGTGCAGAAGAGCTGGTTGATAAATTAGCTAAAATCAGTACAAGTGAGTTGGTTAACCATTCAGCTGAAATCGGCGCAGATGAGAAAATTGACCATTCAGCTGAAATGACTGCAT GTGAGCTGGCtgataattcagctgaaatcagGGCAGTTCAGCTGCTTCACCATTCAGCTGAAATCAGTGCAGATGAGCTGGTTGATAATTCAGTTGAAATCACTGCAGTGGAGCTGGTTGACTATTTAACTGAAATCAGTGCAAGTGAGCAAGTTGAttattcagtcaaaatcaccCCAAGCGATGCAGTCAACCATTCAGACAAAATGGTAGTAGACGAACTTGTTAAACATTCAGCTAAAATCAGTGCAGATGAGCATGGTGACAATTCATCTGAAATCACTGCAGGTGAGCTGGCTGATAATTCAGCTGAAAATAGTGCAGTTCAGCTGGTTCACCATTCAGCTGAAATCAGTGCTGATGAGCTGGTTGATAATTCAGTTGAAATCACTGCAGATGAGCTGGTTGAGTATTTAACTGAAATCAGTGCAAGTGAGCAAGTTGAttattcagtcaaaatcaccCCAAGCGAGGCAGTCAACCATTCAGACAAAATGGTAGTAGATGAATTTGTTAAACATTCAGCTGAAATCAGTGCAGATGAGCTGGCtgataattcagctgaaatcagTACAATTCAGCTGGTTCACCATTCAGCTGAAATCAGTGCAGATGAGCTGGTTGAAAATTCAGATGAAATCACTACAGTTGAGCTGGTTGAGTATTTAACTGAAATCAGTACAAGTGAGCAAGTTGAttattcagtcaaaatcaccTCAAGCGAGCCAGTCAACCATTCAGACAAAATGGTTGTAGACGAACTTTTTAAACATTCAGCTGAAATCAGTGCAGATGAGCATGGTGACCATTCAGCGGAAATCACTGCAGATGAGCTGGTTGATAATTCAGTCAACCATTCAGACAAAATTATAGACAAATTACTTGACCATTCATCTGAAATTAGTGCAGATGAGCTGGTtgataattcagctgaaatcacTGCAGTTGAGCTGGTTCACTATTCAGCTGAAATCAGTGTAAATGGACTCAACAAAgatgcaataaaaatgattcCAGGCAACATAACTTCAAACCAGCCAGTAGGTCATTCAGATAGAATACATCCTGGACAGGTGATAGACCATATAGTTCAATGTTATGGGGACCATTCAGAGTGGAGAGTGGATACATCAGGTACATCCCAGAGTGCAACACTACATCTCTTGAACACCAACAGTGTAGAGAGAATTTTACTAGAGTACAAGGAAGATCGTACGATGTCTCCAATTACAGACAGTCTGGTGTATAACAGAGACTGTCATACAGAGATGGACATTGTAAACATACCACAGGAGCTCAGTATCCAGGATGAGGAAAAAGAGGCCACCAGAGATGAGGGTGACTGTGGAAGATCACAAGCTAATGACCCAGATGAAAGACAACAGGTAGATGCATACAGACTTCGAGACATTGAAAAAGTGAaaagaagaatggaaaatgcatCGAGAGGAAAAGAGGGAGGAGAGGTGACCAGAGGAAGGGAGCGGTCTCATGCAGCAAGAGAAACAGTGGTCCTGCTCCATGCTAAGGGTAGGGGGTTTCTCAGCACCAAGAGCAAGGGTAAGAGTAGTGATTTGTTTAAAGCAGGGCTGGAGGACTCAATGGACGCAGGGAAAGCGTCATATGTAGGGCAGGATATGGGTGTTGAAGAGGGAAATCTGCACAGCACCATTGTGAGCCTTCCTGGGAATAATGAGCTCAGAGTAAAAGACCTCCAAAGGCAAGAAGAGAGACAGCCCCCAGCTAGTGCTGTGGAAGGCCTTCCCACACCTGCGAGTACAAGGTGCTCGGCCAGGGACTGGGGAGACCACATGCCCTGCATCTTGACAGATGAGGACGCTGAGGACTCTCAGGGAATAGCAGTGCCCTTCCACTTAACCCTGGGAACACAGAAAGAGCCTATAGCTGTCAGAATGAGCCCCGAGGAGCGAGCAGAAGCTAAGAACATGGGGTACATGTTGCATCTGCTGGGAATAATCACCCCACATCATCTCACAAGAACAGTCTTGTACGTTGTCCTGTTAGCTGTCCTCTGTGTTGCAGTTTACCAGTATGGCTTTCTGGCTTGCTTTGCACTTTATCTGTGTTTGGCTTGTCTCTTATCCCATCACAGAGAGAAACAAGACTTACAAGAAAGGGACAGAACAAAACAGTCAGAAAATAAAGAATACAGACCATGA